In Dryobates pubescens isolate bDryPub1 chromosome 31, bDryPub1.pri, whole genome shotgun sequence, one DNA window encodes the following:
- the RAB11B gene encoding ras-related protein Rab-11B, with product MGTRDDEYDYLFKVVLIGDSGVGKSNLLSRFTRNEFNLESKSTIGVEFATRSIQVDGKTIKAQIWDTAGQERYRAITSAYYRGAVGALLVYDIAKHLTYENVERWLKELRDHADNNIVIMLVGNKSDLRHLRAVPTDEARAFAEKNNLSFIETSALDSTNVEEAFKNILTEIYRIVSQKQIADRSAHDESPGNNVVDISVPPTTDGQKSNKLQCCQNL from the exons tgGTGTTGATTGGAGACTCTGGAGTTGGGAAGAGTAATCTTCTGTCACGTTTCACGCGCAATGAGTTCAACCTGGAGAGTAAGAGCACCATTGGGGTGGAGTTTGCCACCAGGAGCATCCAGGTGGATGGGAAGACGATAAAGGCCCAGATCTGGGACACTGCAGGCCAGGAGCGGTACAGAGCCATCACCTCCGC GTACTACCGTGGTGCCGTTGGGGCTCTTCTGGTCTATGACATCGCCAAGCACCTCACCTATGAGAACGTGGAGCgctggctgaaggagctgagggaccACGCAGACAACAACATCGTGATcatgctggtgggcaacaagaGCGACCTGCGGCACCTGCGCGCCGTGCCCACCGACGAGGCCCGGGCCTTTGCag aaaaaaataacttaTCTTTTATTGAAACTTCTGCTCTGGATTCAACAAACGTAGAAGAAGCCTTCAAGAACATCCTTACAG AGATCTACCGCATCGTCTCGCAGAAGCAGATCGCTGACCGCTCGGCGCACGACGAGTCCCCGGGCAACAACGTGGTGGACATCAGCGTGCCCCCGACCACCGACGGACAGAAATCCAACAAACTGCAGTGCTGTCAGAacctgtga